The DNA segment TTTAGTCGCGGCATAGAGTAAAGGCTTCGATTTCACCGTGCCGGCGGTGTCAATTTCCTCAACGACTTTTAGATCCATGGCCACTTCCACTGTTGCTTCGGAAAAGGCGAAAAAAGTTGGCATTACGCCGAGTTCTAATAAACTCACTTCGACAGGTGGTGATTGTTCATAGCTAACGTCACCTGTTTCGTTGATGGTTTGCTGGATGCGAGGAACGACGGCGACCCTTGTTTCGGCTAACTCTTGCAGCACTTGGGCTGAGGATAAATCAAGGCGAGTTTGACCTTCGGCAACGGATTCGGCGAGCTGGGTGATGAGATCTCCGAGGGCAGCACCAGCCAGCTCTTGCCCGGAGTTATTGAGATTTCGAGGGGAAAGATTAAAGGTCATGGGAGCTAACG comes from the [Limnothrix rosea] IAM M-220 genome and includes:
- a CDS encoding DUF2589 domain-containing protein, with protein sequence MTFNLSPRNLNNSGQELAGAALGDLITQLAESVAEGQTRLDLSSAQVLQELAETRVAVVPRIQQTINETGDVSYEQSPPVEVSLLELGVMPTFFAFSEATVEVAMDLKVVEEIDTAGTVKSKPLLYAATKSLQTQRKLNRNVDISTKMKVKLTPVPPPSRLNVALDVINQGANPTTDTDAGDESNG